Proteins encoded within one genomic window of Candidatus Binataceae bacterium:
- a CDS encoding enoyl-CoA hydratase/isomerase family protein, which yields MPESSADAVLYEKRGPIAWVTLNRPKQYNAYNVAMRDALFGALNAVHDDHEVRAMVLCGAGSAFSTGGDLAEFGSAPSPTVARWVRFRRDVWGTMRSLPIPTIAAIHGFTVGGGLEMALICDFAIAADDTRICLPETGSGMIPGVAGTQTASRRLGLSRALDLCITGRWIDAQDALLVGLVADVVPLPDLERRALEMAHAVGRLPRETSAMLKLAVWGGLELPMRDGLELERHLAKRLEQITARVARG from the coding sequence ATGCCGGAATCATCCGCCGACGCGGTTCTCTATGAGAAGCGCGGCCCCATCGCATGGGTCACGCTCAACCGCCCCAAGCAGTACAACGCTTACAACGTAGCGATGCGCGACGCGCTGTTCGGCGCGCTCAACGCCGTTCACGACGACCATGAAGTCCGCGCGATGGTGCTCTGCGGCGCGGGCTCGGCGTTCTCGACCGGCGGCGACCTCGCCGAGTTCGGATCCGCGCCGTCGCCGACCGTCGCGCGATGGGTCCGCTTTCGCCGCGACGTGTGGGGCACGATGCGCTCGTTGCCGATCCCGACGATCGCCGCGATTCACGGCTTTACGGTAGGCGGCGGGCTCGAGATGGCGCTCATTTGCGACTTTGCCATAGCTGCCGACGATACGCGGATTTGTCTGCCCGAAACCGGCTCGGGAATGATCCCCGGCGTCGCGGGAACGCAGACCGCCTCGCGCCGGCTCGGGCTCAGCCGCGCTCTCGATCTCTGCATCACCGGCCGTTGGATTGACGCGCAAGACGCGTTACTTGTAGGTTTGGTCGCCGACGTGGTGCCGCTCCCGGACCTCGAGCGCCGCGCCCTCGAAATGGCGCACGCGGTGGGTCGCCTGCCCCGCGAAACCTCCGCAATGTTGAAGCTTGCGGTGTGGGGTGGGCTGGAGTTGCCGATGCGGGACGGCCTCGAACTCGAACGGCATCTGGCGAAACGCCTTGAACAGATTACGGCGCGGGTTGCCCGCGGCTGA
- a CDS encoding glycine cleavage T C-terminal barrel domain-containing protein, producing the protein MDHHEMGASAGDVTAPSAAFATGYDAATKAAGVRVMRERMVVRVVGDDRVSFFHGMCSADVKGASAGSILPALFLTEHAHVIADLFIWVTDDSLLLEIDSGAWQRTREHLERLLVADDVEFEDTDLAVIDVEGPRSSDTAALLGARDASSPQSWRYLPVNELLIGNLPRVGSPAFTILAPVERADSIAAKIIAAIPGAAAIDDAVVETLRIENGLARAGVDTGEKTLALEARLNRAISFNKGCYLGQETIERATARGALKKQLFVLKFPAGKIPPAGAALMLDGKEVGRVTSTAISPRAGTIGLAILHHSAWAAGTKLSLDGDGDAAIVGDIPSQSSGRMLD; encoded by the coding sequence GTGGATCATCATGAAATGGGCGCCAGCGCGGGCGACGTGACCGCGCCTTCTGCCGCCTTCGCCACCGGCTATGATGCCGCGACGAAGGCCGCAGGCGTGCGCGTGATGCGCGAGCGGATGGTCGTGCGCGTGGTCGGCGACGATCGCGTCTCGTTCTTTCACGGGATGTGCAGCGCCGATGTGAAAGGCGCATCGGCGGGATCGATACTGCCCGCGCTCTTTCTCACCGAGCATGCTCATGTGATCGCTGATCTCTTTATCTGGGTGACGGATGATTCGCTCCTGCTCGAAATCGACTCTGGTGCATGGCAACGTACGCGAGAGCATCTCGAACGACTGCTCGTCGCAGACGATGTTGAGTTCGAGGATACAGACCTTGCCGTCATCGACGTCGAGGGTCCGCGATCATCCGATACTGCCGCGCTCCTCGGCGCTCGCGATGCATCGTCGCCGCAATCATGGCGCTATCTGCCAGTTAACGAATTGCTGATCGGCAACCTGCCGCGGGTTGGATCTCCTGCGTTCACGATTCTCGCGCCTGTGGAGCGTGCGGATTCGATCGCCGCGAAAATCATTGCGGCGATTCCGGGCGCGGCCGCGATCGATGATGCCGTCGTCGAAACGCTACGCATCGAAAACGGTCTCGCGCGTGCCGGCGTCGATACTGGCGAGAAGACGCTCGCGCTCGAGGCTCGCCTCAATCGCGCGATCTCATTCAACAAGGGATGCTACCTGGGCCAGGAAACGATCGAACGTGCGACCGCGCGTGGAGCATTGAAAAAGCAGCTCTTTGTGCTTAAGTTTCCCGCCGGAAAGATTCCGCCCGCGGGCGCGGCGCTGATGCTCGACGGCAAGGAAGTTGGGCGTGTGACGAGTACGGCGATTTCGCCGCGCGCAGGCACAATTGGCCTCGCGATACTCCATCACAGCGCATGGGCCGCGGGTACGAAACTCAGCCTCGACGGCGACGGCGACGCCGCGATCGTTGGTGACATCCCCTCGCAATCGAGCGGACGAATGTTAGATTGA
- a CDS encoding AMP-binding protein has protein sequence MNTVNFVTIPSAIVPDQEILVFGEKRLNFAELAERVGRLSTAFKQFGLGQRDVVAVLDTNSDLYISCYYGAAKAGLTFLPLNYRAKEAELEYMINTAAAKVLLVGDRYLDLVAKLQPKLKVEQIVAMGDGRNGMPRIGEIIAKSDPDEGEAEVDDEDTSILMYTSGTTSLPKGVMLSFHDFTAYVTANVDMADGTDRGTALVCVPFYHIAGTTAYMSNVWTGRRLVIMPQFDAKTWLDLVQKEHVTHAFVVPTMMKQLIDDPAFAKTDLTSLTNVAYGGAPMPVQVIRRAIEVFPKTVGFVNAYGQTETTSSLTVLGPDDHRIQGTPEEVELKLKRLNSIGKPLPDVEIRVRDDDGAFLDIGKIGEIVIRTPRIMKGYAGREDDAKLADGWRATGDRGWIDDDGYVFFAGRKDDMIIRGGENIAPAEIESVLMSHPGVDECAVIGIPSVEWGQTVKAFVVPRKGAKVTEEDLSEYCRSRLSSFKRPETIEFIDELPKNPLGKILRKDLRAASGEI, from the coding sequence GTGAACACGGTTAACTTCGTAACGATTCCGTCCGCTATCGTACCCGACCAGGAAATCCTGGTTTTCGGCGAAAAGCGGCTTAACTTTGCAGAGCTTGCCGAGCGAGTGGGGCGTCTTTCCACCGCTTTCAAGCAGTTCGGACTCGGCCAGCGCGACGTGGTTGCCGTGCTGGACACCAACTCGGACCTCTATATCTCGTGCTACTACGGCGCGGCCAAGGCGGGACTAACGTTCCTGCCGCTAAACTACCGGGCCAAGGAAGCCGAGCTCGAGTACATGATCAATACCGCGGCCGCCAAGGTCCTGCTGGTCGGCGATCGCTATCTCGATCTCGTTGCGAAGCTCCAGCCCAAGCTCAAGGTCGAGCAGATCGTGGCGATGGGCGACGGCCGGAACGGCATGCCGCGAATCGGCGAGATCATTGCGAAGTCGGATCCCGACGAGGGCGAAGCAGAAGTCGATGACGAGGACACCTCGATCCTGATGTACACGAGCGGTACCACGTCGCTGCCCAAGGGCGTGATGCTCTCGTTCCACGACTTCACCGCCTACGTGACGGCGAATGTCGATATGGCCGACGGCACCGATCGCGGCACGGCGCTCGTGTGCGTGCCTTTTTACCATATCGCCGGGACCACGGCGTACATGTCGAATGTCTGGACCGGCAGGCGCCTCGTTATTATGCCGCAGTTCGATGCGAAGACGTGGCTCGATCTCGTTCAGAAGGAGCACGTCACGCATGCCTTCGTCGTCCCGACGATGATGAAACAGCTTATCGACGATCCCGCCTTCGCCAAGACCGATCTCACGAGCCTGACCAACGTCGCCTACGGCGGCGCGCCGATGCCGGTGCAGGTAATCCGTCGCGCGATCGAGGTCTTTCCCAAGACTGTCGGGTTCGTGAACGCATATGGCCAGACTGAGACGACCTCCTCGCTGACGGTGCTCGGCCCCGACGACCATCGGATTCAGGGCACGCCCGAGGAAGTCGAGCTGAAGCTGAAGCGCCTCAATTCGATCGGCAAGCCGCTCCCCGACGTCGAGATTCGCGTGCGCGACGATGACGGCGCGTTCCTCGATATCGGCAAGATCGGCGAAATCGTGATTCGTACGCCGCGCATCATGAAGGGCTACGCTGGGCGCGAGGATGACGCCAAGCTCGCCGACGGATGGCGCGCGACCGGCGATCGCGGCTGGATCGACGACGACGGCTACGTGTTCTTCGCCGGCCGCAAGGACGACATGATCATCCGTGGCGGCGAGAATATCGCGCCCGCCGAAATCGAGTCGGTGCTGATGAGCCATCCGGGTGTCGATGAGTGCGCGGTCATCGGTATCCCGTCGGTGGAATGGGGTCAGACGGTCAAGGCCTTCGTCGTTCCTCGCAAAGGCGCGAAAGTTACCGAGGAAGATCTCAGCGAGTATTGCCGCAGCCGTCTTTCGAGCTTCAAGCGGCCCGAAACGATCGAGTTTATCGACGAGCTGCCGAAGAATCCGCTCGGCAAGATCCTGCGCAAAGATCTGCGCGCCGCTTCCGGAGAGATCTGA
- the obgE gene encoding GTPase ObgE, which translates to MRFIDETRVFVKAGNGGNGAIAFLREKYRPFGGPSGGDGGNGGSVIIEVDEGLSTLLDFKYQPRLIARDGESGRGKQQYGHSADDLVVRVPPGTIAFDDETGEVLADVVMPGSRAVIAEGGKGGAGNMHFATSTRRAPRIATPGTAGVQRWVRLELRLVAEVGLVGLPNAGKSTLLRALTAARPKVASYPFTTLTPNLGRVHITDEESFSIADIPGLIEGAHLGHGLGIRFLKHLSRTRVLLYVLDIADKPDEAFKTVRGELEAFDASLLGRPALVALNKIDLLGEEDIARATREVVSATKLEVVTISADKKLGLEPLVARLATMLHEFDQPATCPT; encoded by the coding sequence ATGCGATTTATTGATGAAACTCGGGTTTTTGTTAAGGCCGGCAACGGTGGCAATGGGGCGATTGCGTTCCTGCGCGAGAAATATCGCCCCTTCGGCGGGCCCTCGGGCGGCGATGGCGGCAATGGCGGCAGCGTCATTATCGAAGTCGATGAGGGCCTCTCGACGCTGCTCGATTTCAAGTACCAGCCGCGCCTTATCGCGCGCGACGGCGAGTCCGGCCGCGGCAAGCAGCAATACGGCCACTCCGCCGACGATCTCGTCGTGCGCGTGCCGCCTGGCACGATCGCCTTCGACGATGAAACCGGCGAAGTGCTCGCCGATGTTGTGATGCCCGGCTCGCGCGCCGTGATCGCCGAGGGCGGCAAAGGCGGCGCTGGCAATATGCATTTCGCGACCTCCACTCGCCGCGCGCCGCGTATCGCGACTCCCGGCACGGCGGGTGTCCAGCGATGGGTGCGGCTCGAGCTGCGCCTGGTCGCGGAAGTCGGCCTCGTCGGCCTGCCCAACGCTGGCAAATCGACTCTGCTGCGCGCGCTCACCGCCGCGCGGCCCAAGGTCGCGTCGTATCCGTTCACGACGCTGACGCCGAATCTCGGCCGCGTGCATATCACTGATGAGGAGAGCTTCTCGATCGCCGATATCCCGGGACTTATCGAAGGTGCGCATCTCGGGCACGGCCTCGGAATCCGATTCCTGAAGCATCTGTCGCGTACCCGCGTCCTGCTTTACGTTCTCGATATTGCAGACAAGCCTGACGAGGCGTTCAAGACCGTGCGCGGCGAGCTCGAAGCCTTCGACGCGTCCCTGCTCGGGCGTCCCGCGCTCGTCGCACTCAACAAGATCGATCTCCTGGGCGAAGAAGACATTGCGCGTGCGACGCGCGAGGTTGTATCCGCAACGAAACTCGAAGTGGTGACGATCTCCGCCGACAAAAAACTGGGACTCGAACCGCTCGTTGCGCGGCTCGCCACGATGCTGCATGAGTTCGATCAGCCCGCCACATGTCCCACCTGA
- a CDS encoding glutamate-5-semialdehyde dehydrogenase, with amino-acid sequence MSLEAEVIGALERARAAAHPMSLATTEQKNAALRALATSIRANCEAIVAANSKDLKRARDDGRTGAFIERLTLNASRIETMAKSVEEVAALPDPVGGVLEEFTRPNGLTIRKVRVPLGVIAIIYESRPNVTIDAGALGFKSGNAIVLRGGKEALEANCCLADLIIAAIQGVGLNADAVTLIRNPDREAIQIMKRQTTLIDLIIPRGGNALKDALAGSAVPLLPHFDGLCNTYVDRAADLKMAEEICFNAKCSRPSVCNAMENMVVHSAVAEQFLPAIASRLIAAGVELRGDERVCRIVPQAKPAALSEFDTEYLDMILSIAIVDSLDQAIAFVERHSSHLADAIVTGDPAAAARFEREVDSATVYVNASTRFTDGFEFGFGAETGISTNRLHARGPMGLNELTTYKYVIEGTGQVRIV; translated from the coding sequence ATGAGTCTCGAAGCTGAAGTAATTGGCGCGCTCGAGCGTGCCCGCGCCGCCGCGCATCCGATGTCGCTCGCGACCACGGAGCAGAAGAACGCGGCGCTGCGCGCGCTCGCCACCTCGATTCGCGCAAACTGCGAGGCGATCGTCGCCGCCAACTCAAAAGACTTGAAGCGCGCGCGCGACGATGGCCGCACGGGAGCGTTTATCGAGCGACTCACGCTGAATGCGTCACGAATCGAGACGATGGCGAAGTCGGTCGAGGAGGTCGCCGCCTTGCCCGATCCGGTCGGCGGCGTACTCGAGGAATTCACGCGTCCCAACGGTCTCACGATCAGAAAGGTGCGCGTGCCGCTCGGCGTGATCGCGATCATTTACGAGTCGCGGCCCAACGTGACGATCGATGCGGGCGCCCTCGGATTCAAGTCCGGCAATGCGATCGTACTGCGCGGCGGCAAGGAAGCGCTCGAGGCCAACTGCTGTCTCGCCGATCTCATCATCGCGGCGATCCAAGGCGTGGGTCTCAATGCCGACGCGGTCACGCTGATTCGAAATCCCGACCGCGAAGCGATTCAGATCATGAAGCGGCAGACCACGCTGATCGATTTGATAATCCCGCGCGGCGGCAACGCGCTGAAAGACGCGCTCGCGGGATCCGCGGTGCCGCTGCTGCCGCATTTCGACGGCCTCTGCAACACCTACGTCGATCGCGCCGCCGATCTGAAGATGGCCGAGGAGATCTGCTTCAACGCGAAGTGCTCGCGGCCCTCGGTCTGCAACGCGATGGAGAACATGGTCGTTCACTCGGCCGTTGCGGAGCAATTCTTGCCCGCGATCGCGTCGCGATTGATCGCGGCCGGCGTCGAGTTGCGCGGCGACGAGCGCGTTTGCAGAATCGTTCCGCAAGCGAAGCCCGCTGCACTGAGCGAGTTCGATACCGAATATCTCGACATGATTCTTTCGATTGCGATCGTCGACTCGCTCGACCAGGCGATCGCCTTCGTCGAGCGTCACAGCTCGCATCTGGCCGATGCGATCGTGACCGGGGATCCGGCCGCGGCCGCGCGCTTTGAACGCGAGGTCGATTCGGCTACCGTTTACGTCAACGCGTCAACCCGCTTCACTGACGGCTTCGAGTTCGGGTTTGGCGCCGAAACCGGCATTTCAACGAACCGCCTGCACGCGCGCGGTCCGATGGGACTCAACGAGCTGACCACTTACAAGTACGTGATTGAGGGCACCGGGCAGGTAAGGATCGTTTAG
- the proB gene encoding glutamate 5-kinase, producing MSHLSYKAEIVARARRVVIKVGSAVLSDADGLRADVIDQLASQVEDAVRAELEIVIVSSGAVAAGRAKLGKLGGATIAARQAAAAAGQIELMSAWARSFAAHGRTVGQILLTHQDVAERKRRANANQTISELLGAGVIPIVNENDTVAVEEIRLGDNDELSSLVASLVQAELLIILSDVPGVLTGDPRKRPDASLVPVITDPEAGMRGLVAESAGPLGSGGMATKLKSARQAARAGIATIIAPGREPGTITAALDPAREVGTLIVPASIRMKSRKHWIAFALRPTGELAVDRGAAEALKTKGRSLLASGIREVRGEFGGGDCVSLRDPDGVEFGRGLVNYPAADVMKVAGRRSAEIASLLGYKVADEIIHRDNFVLLKELE from the coding sequence ATGTCCCACCTGAGCTACAAGGCGGAAATCGTCGCCCGCGCGCGCCGCGTCGTGATCAAAGTCGGCAGCGCCGTGCTTTCCGATGCTGACGGACTGCGTGCCGACGTAATCGATCAGTTAGCATCGCAAGTCGAGGATGCCGTTCGCGCGGAACTCGAAATCGTGATCGTAAGCTCGGGCGCCGTCGCCGCCGGCCGCGCGAAACTCGGCAAACTCGGCGGCGCGACGATCGCGGCGCGCCAGGCCGCCGCAGCCGCGGGGCAGATCGAGCTGATGTCCGCATGGGCGCGCTCCTTTGCGGCTCATGGCAGAACCGTCGGGCAGATTCTGCTGACGCATCAGGATGTTGCCGAGCGTAAGCGCAGGGCCAACGCGAATCAGACGATCTCGGAATTGCTCGGAGCGGGCGTGATTCCGATCGTCAACGAAAACGACACGGTCGCGGTCGAGGAAATCCGCCTCGGCGACAACGACGAGCTGTCGTCGCTGGTCGCAAGCCTCGTGCAGGCCGAGTTGCTGATAATCCTGAGCGACGTGCCGGGCGTGCTCACCGGCGATCCGCGCAAGCGTCCCGACGCGAGTCTCGTCCCCGTCATCACCGATCCTGAAGCCGGGATGCGCGGGCTGGTCGCCGAAAGCGCGGGTCCGCTTGGCAGCGGCGGGATGGCGACCAAGCTCAAGTCGGCGCGGCAGGCCGCGCGCGCGGGTATCGCGACGATTATCGCCCCGGGCCGTGAGCCCGGCACGATCACGGCCGCGCTCGATCCGGCGCGCGAAGTCGGCACGCTCATCGTTCCCGCCAGTATCCGGATGAAAAGCCGCAAGCATTGGATCGCCTTCGCGCTCAGGCCCACGGGCGAGCTAGCAGTCGATCGCGGCGCGGCCGAGGCGCTCAAGACCAAGGGCCGCAGCCTGCTCGCCTCCGGAATCCGCGAAGTGCGAGGAGAGTTCGGCGGCGGCGACTGCGTGAGCCTGCGCGATCCCGACGGCGTCGAGTTCGGGCGCGGCCTCGTCAACTATCCGGCCGCCGACGTAATGAAAGTGGCGGGGCGCCGCTCCGCCGAGATCGCATCTTTGCTTGGCTACAAGGTTGCCGACGAGATCATACATCGGGATAATTTTGTCTTGCTCAAGGAACTTGAATGA
- a CDS encoding enoyl-CoA hydratase-related protein: MAGAVEVALANGCVTATLNFGDARAILDETMAASLLEVFEQVEDDDDIRMLAITGSGANFCRGFERNCDARLVESLAVISKPTVAIINGFAIDEGLELAMAADIRIALGAARLAMTQLNRGELPRFGGTQRLPRLAGAANALRMMLTSASIDGNEAARIGLVSYLANGHVQLAQISAQVAQAIISRAPVAARLVKDAVLKGYDMTLDQGIRLEEDLYALLQTTADRAEGVRAFLEKRKPLFRGA, translated from the coding sequence GTGGCCGGTGCGGTCGAGGTCGCACTCGCCAACGGATGCGTAACGGCGACGCTCAACTTCGGCGACGCGCGCGCAATCCTCGACGAGACGATGGCTGCTTCGCTGCTCGAGGTCTTCGAGCAGGTCGAGGACGATGACGACATCCGGATGCTCGCGATCACGGGCAGCGGCGCGAATTTCTGCCGCGGCTTCGAGCGCAATTGCGATGCGCGCCTGGTCGAATCGCTCGCGGTTATCTCGAAACCTACCGTCGCGATTATCAACGGCTTTGCGATTGACGAGGGCCTCGAGCTCGCGATGGCGGCTGATATCCGCATCGCGCTTGGCGCTGCGCGCCTGGCGATGACGCAGCTGAATCGAGGCGAGCTGCCGCGCTTCGGTGGCACGCAGCGACTGCCAAGGCTCGCGGGTGCTGCGAATGCGCTCCGCATGATGCTCACGTCGGCCTCGATCGACGGAAACGAGGCGGCGCGAATCGGCCTCGTCAGTTACCTCGCCAACGGCCATGTGCAGCTCGCTCAGATCTCAGCGCAGGTCGCTCAGGCTATAATAAGTCGTGCGCCCGTCGCGGCGCGGCTGGTCAAGGATGCCGTCCTCAAGGGCTACGACATGACGCTCGACCAGGGCATCAGGCTTGAGGAAGATCTCTATGCCCTGCTACAAACGACAGCCGACCGCGCCGAGGGCGTGCGGGCGTTCCTGGAAAAACGCAAGCCGCTCTTTCGCGGCGCGTGA
- the nadD gene encoding nicotinate-nucleotide adenylyltransferase, producing the protein MRVGLFGGSFNPIHLGHLRSAEEVREALKLDLIYFIPAASPPHKAEGDLAPAEHRLAMVRLATKGNRHFMVSDIEVRRMGRSFTIETVRYFNSTLRQPAPLYLMMGMDQFNEFDTWREADELVRLCNLAVHTRLNEEQDGPSRISVATLDRFGYSRSDDHYVHPSGNTLSFVQTTFLPISATAIRHKLQQGESINYLVPGDVVDYIKRHALY; encoded by the coding sequence GTGCGGGTAGGACTGTTCGGCGGAAGTTTCAATCCCATTCATCTCGGACACTTGCGCTCGGCTGAGGAAGTGCGCGAGGCGCTGAAGCTCGACCTGATTTATTTCATCCCGGCCGCCTCGCCGCCGCATAAGGCGGAGGGCGATCTCGCCCCCGCCGAGCATCGCCTGGCGATGGTGCGCCTCGCGACCAAGGGCAATCGCCATTTCATGGTCTCGGATATCGAGGTGCGGCGCATGGGGCGCTCGTTCACGATCGAGACCGTCCGCTACTTCAACTCGACGCTCCGTCAGCCCGCGCCGCTCTACCTTATGATGGGGATGGATCAGTTCAACGAATTCGACACCTGGCGCGAGGCCGACGAGCTCGTGCGGCTGTGCAATCTCGCCGTTCACACAAGATTAAACGAGGAGCAGGACGGGCCGTCGCGAATTTCGGTTGCCACGCTCGATCGCTTTGGCTACAGTCGCAGTGACGATCACTACGTGCATCCGAGCGGAAACACGCTTTCTTTCGTTCAAACCACTTTCCTTCCTATTTCTGCCACCGCGATCCGCCACAAGCTCCAGCAAGGCGAGTCGATCAACTATCTCGTGCCCGGCGATGTCGTCGATTATATCAAGCGCCACGCGCTCTACTGA
- the rsfS gene encoding ribosome silencing factor, giving the protein MTAIEKAYAAVEAALDKKGYDLGVFEAEHLKSVADYFMVVTGRSDVQCQAIARGIEERLATAGARPLAIEGFQHAHWILLDYDDVVVHVFYEPAREFYRLETNWLDANAVPLPEPLSRQAKELRLHASG; this is encoded by the coding sequence GTGACAGCAATCGAAAAAGCCTATGCTGCCGTCGAGGCGGCACTGGACAAGAAAGGCTATGACCTGGGCGTGTTCGAAGCCGAGCATCTGAAATCGGTCGCCGACTATTTCATGGTCGTGACGGGACGCTCGGACGTTCAATGCCAGGCGATTGCGCGCGGAATCGAGGAACGCCTCGCCACCGCAGGCGCTCGCCCGCTTGCGATCGAAGGCTTTCAGCATGCGCACTGGATCCTGCTCGACTACGACGACGTCGTGGTCCACGTCTTCTACGAACCGGCAAGAGAATTCTACAGACTGGAGACCAACTGGCTCGACGCAAACGCAGTCCCGCTCCCGGAGCCTCTCAGCCGGCAAGCGAAGGAACTGCGTCTACACGCCAGCGGCTGA
- a CDS encoding amidohydrolase family protein, translating into MTSTPGKADLVLHEGVVLGHPGSDSVALGGGFITAHGSYSDLKSVVGPRTHLIKLAGRVVAPGLVDSHLHFFEAAAVTTGVSIQRCQTIKDLLADLRVAAGRTPPGNWLRAFGCDEALLAEKRGPTRAELDLAIPKNPIRLRHQTLHASWLNSRAINLLGLEAPGFAPPEGATIYTDAAGKPSGLVLGMEEWITRHLPLVTKAEAEARARTMSRELSAAGVTAFTDATSRNSAVEVEAFAKYVQSGSICQRVGVMIGAPHLDSAEQASALANAAGMRLAGAKFMPGAGYDGEATVSLTAQAATMGLDCAYHVTEVEELEQALLAIEATRPTLTEAQMPVFRIEHGGTIPPNYIDRITASGAWVVTNPGFVYFRGAKYLADPGMVPHLYRAESLRKAAIHLAGATDAPVTPARPLAAIAAAISRTTVQGKEFGPNEKIAPDEAFAMFTRAGARLARLRAGVIEPDNLADLIVLPRDPTTLKPADLMNMQVDLTIVGGRVVYERGRPAVANSDSADLHSA; encoded by the coding sequence GTGACATCGACGCCTGGGAAGGCCGACCTGGTGCTGCATGAGGGCGTGGTCCTGGGACATCCAGGCAGCGACTCGGTAGCACTCGGCGGCGGATTTATCACGGCTCACGGCTCGTACTCGGATCTAAAGTCGGTGGTGGGTCCTCGCACCCACCTCATCAAGCTCGCTGGCCGCGTCGTGGCGCCAGGTCTCGTCGATTCGCATCTGCATTTCTTCGAGGCCGCAGCGGTCACGACCGGAGTCTCGATTCAGCGCTGCCAGACGATCAAGGACCTCCTCGCGGACCTGCGCGTGGCTGCGGGCCGCACTCCGCCCGGCAATTGGCTGCGCGCCTTCGGATGCGATGAGGCGCTGCTCGCCGAGAAACGCGGACCGACGCGCGCCGAGCTCGACCTCGCGATTCCGAAAAATCCCATTCGCCTGCGCCATCAGACGCTCCACGCCTCGTGGCTCAATTCCCGCGCGATCAATCTGCTCGGCCTCGAAGCTCCGGGCTTCGCGCCGCCCGAGGGTGCGACGATCTACACCGATGCTGCGGGGAAGCCGAGCGGCCTCGTGCTCGGGATGGAAGAATGGATCACGCGGCATCTGCCGCTGGTGACCAAAGCCGAGGCTGAGGCACGCGCGCGCACGATGAGCCGCGAGCTATCCGCCGCCGGCGTGACCGCGTTCACCGATGCGACCTCGCGCAACAGTGCCGTCGAGGTGGAAGCGTTTGCGAAGTACGTGCAATCGGGCTCGATCTGCCAGCGCGTTGGCGTGATGATCGGCGCGCCGCATCTCGATTCGGCTGAGCAAGCGTCCGCACTCGCAAACGCCGCCGGCATGCGGCTGGCGGGCGCCAAGTTCATGCCGGGCGCGGGCTACGATGGTGAGGCCACTGTCTCTTTGACAGCGCAGGCAGCGACGATGGGCCTCGACTGCGCGTATCACGTCACCGAAGTCGAAGAACTCGAGCAGGCGCTCCTGGCGATTGAAGCGACCCGGCCGACGCTCACCGAAGCGCAGATGCCGGTTTTTAGAATCGAGCACGGCGGCACGATTCCGCCGAACTATATCGATCGAATCACCGCCAGCGGCGCGTGGGTGGTGACAAATCCCGGCTTCGTTTATTTTCGCGGCGCCAAGTATCTCGCCGATCCCGGCATGGTGCCTCATCTCTATCGCGCCGAGAGCCTGCGCAAGGCTGCGATTCATCTCGCGGGCGCGACAGATGCGCCTGTCACTCCGGCGCGCCCGCTGGCCGCGATCGCCGCCGCGATCTCGCGCACGACGGTGCAGGGCAAGGAGTTCGGGCCTAACGAAAAGATTGCGCCCGACGAGGCTTTCGCGATGTTCACCCGCGCGGGCGCTCGCTTGGCGCGGCTTCGCGCAGGTGTGATCGAGCCGGACAATCTTGCGGACTTGATCGTCCTGCCGCGCGACCCGACGACGCTCAAGCCCGCCGACCTGATGAACATGCAGGTCGATCTGACGATCGTCGGTGGACGCGTTGTCTATGAGCGCGGCCGTCCTGCGGTCGCCAATAGCGACAGCGCCGATCTCCATTCAGCCTGA